The following are encoded together in the Salvia hispanica cultivar TCC Black 2014 chromosome 6, UniMelb_Shisp_WGS_1.0, whole genome shotgun sequence genome:
- the LOC125194041 gene encoding shaggy-related protein kinase eta isoform X1, whose translation MADDKEMSAPVMDGNGTVTGHIISTTIGGKNGEPKQTVSYMAERVVGTGSFGIVFQAKCIETGETVAIKKVLQDRRYKNRELQLMRTMDHPNIVSLKHCFFSTTSQNELFLNLVMEYVPESMFRVLKHYSDANQKMPLIYVKLYTYQIFRGLAYMHSVAGVCHRDLKPQNVLVDPATHIVKICDFGSAKVLVRGEANISYICSRFYRAPELIFGATEYTTSIDIWSAGCVLAELLLGQPLFPGENAVGQLVEVIKVLGTPTREEIRCMNPNYNDFRFPQIKAHPWHKVFHKRMPPEAIDLTSRLLQYSPNLRCTALEACAHPFFDELREPNARLPNGRPLPPLFNFKQELSGASPDLINKLIPDHVKRQMGLQFFASYDGMT comes from the exons ATGGCCGACGATAag GAGATGTCTGCTCCAGTGATGGATGGGAATGGCACAGTTACTGGTCACATAATTTCGACCACCATAGGGGGAAAGAATGGGGAACCTAAGCAG ACAGTTAGTTACATGGCAGAGCGAGTTGTAGGGACCGGTTCATTTGGAATTGTTTTTCAG GCAAAATGCATTGAAACTGGAGAAACTGTGGCTATAAAAAAGGTCTTGCAAGACAGAAGATATAAAAATCGTGAGCTGCAGCTTATGCGGACTATGGATCACCCGAACATTGTTTCCTTGAAGCATTGTTTCTTCTCAACTACAAGTCAAAATGAgctttttctcaatttagttATGGAGTATGTTCCAGAAAGTATGTTTCGTGTTCTGAAGCATTATAGTGATGCAAACCAGAAAATGCCACTCATCTACGTGAAACTTTACACTTATCAA ATTTTCAGAGGGTTGGCTTACATGCATTCTGTTGCTGGTGTCTGCCACAGAGACTTGAAGCCCCAAAATGTCTTG GTCGATCCAGCCACCCATATTGTCAAGATTTGTGATTTTGGAAGTGCAAAAGTATTA gtAAGAGGTGAAGCAAACATATCGTACATCTGTTCTCGATTTTATCGGGCTCCCGAACTCATTTTTGGTGCAACTGAATACACTACTTCCATTGATATCTGGTCAGCTGGTTGTGTCCTTGCTGAGCTTCTTCTGGGTCAA CCTTTGTTTCCTGGGGAAAATGCCGTGGGCCAGCTTGTAGAAGTCATTAAG GTGCTTGGAACTCCAACACGTGAGGAAATCCGTTGTATGAATCCAAACTACAATGATTTTAGATTTCCCCAAATTAAAGCACACCCTTGGCACAAG GTATTTCACAAAAGGATGCCTCCAGAAGCAATAGATCTTACTTCCAGGTTGCTGCAATACTCTCCAAATCTTCGTTGCACTGCG CTTGAAGCATGTGCCCATCCTTTCTTTGATGAGCTACGGGAACCTAATGCACGGTTACCAAATGGTCGCCCATTGCCGCCTCTGTTCAACTTCAAACAGGAG TTGTCTGGTGCATCTCCAGATCTTATCAACAAGCTAATACCTGACCACGTGAAAAGACAGATGGGCCTACAGTTCTTTGCATCCTATGATGGAATGACGTAA
- the LOC125194041 gene encoding shaggy-related protein kinase eta isoform X2, translated as MAERVVGTGSFGIVFQAKCIETGETVAIKKVLQDRRYKNRELQLMRTMDHPNIVSLKHCFFSTTSQNELFLNLVMEYVPESMFRVLKHYSDANQKMPLIYVKLYTYQIFRGLAYMHSVAGVCHRDLKPQNVLVDPATHIVKICDFGSAKVLVRGEANISYICSRFYRAPELIFGATEYTTSIDIWSAGCVLAELLLGQPLFPGENAVGQLVEVIKVLGTPTREEIRCMNPNYNDFRFPQIKAHPWHKVFHKRMPPEAIDLTSRLLQYSPNLRCTALEACAHPFFDELREPNARLPNGRPLPPLFNFKQELSGASPDLINKLIPDHVKRQMGLQFFASYDGMT; from the exons ATGGCAGAGCGAGTTGTAGGGACCGGTTCATTTGGAATTGTTTTTCAG GCAAAATGCATTGAAACTGGAGAAACTGTGGCTATAAAAAAGGTCTTGCAAGACAGAAGATATAAAAATCGTGAGCTGCAGCTTATGCGGACTATGGATCACCCGAACATTGTTTCCTTGAAGCATTGTTTCTTCTCAACTACAAGTCAAAATGAgctttttctcaatttagttATGGAGTATGTTCCAGAAAGTATGTTTCGTGTTCTGAAGCATTATAGTGATGCAAACCAGAAAATGCCACTCATCTACGTGAAACTTTACACTTATCAA ATTTTCAGAGGGTTGGCTTACATGCATTCTGTTGCTGGTGTCTGCCACAGAGACTTGAAGCCCCAAAATGTCTTG GTCGATCCAGCCACCCATATTGTCAAGATTTGTGATTTTGGAAGTGCAAAAGTATTA gtAAGAGGTGAAGCAAACATATCGTACATCTGTTCTCGATTTTATCGGGCTCCCGAACTCATTTTTGGTGCAACTGAATACACTACTTCCATTGATATCTGGTCAGCTGGTTGTGTCCTTGCTGAGCTTCTTCTGGGTCAA CCTTTGTTTCCTGGGGAAAATGCCGTGGGCCAGCTTGTAGAAGTCATTAAG GTGCTTGGAACTCCAACACGTGAGGAAATCCGTTGTATGAATCCAAACTACAATGATTTTAGATTTCCCCAAATTAAAGCACACCCTTGGCACAAG GTATTTCACAAAAGGATGCCTCCAGAAGCAATAGATCTTACTTCCAGGTTGCTGCAATACTCTCCAAATCTTCGTTGCACTGCG CTTGAAGCATGTGCCCATCCTTTCTTTGATGAGCTACGGGAACCTAATGCACGGTTACCAAATGGTCGCCCATTGCCGCCTCTGTTCAACTTCAAACAGGAG TTGTCTGGTGCATCTCCAGATCTTATCAACAAGCTAATACCTGACCACGTGAAAAGACAGATGGGCCTACAGTTCTTTGCATCCTATGATGGAATGACGTAA
- the LOC125191963 gene encoding E3 ubiquitin-protein ligase MARCHF8-like gives MMSIWSTNFRGLSRRLCFSTFPFNHVCLLFSISFNVVVYQFRSPVSYIYTVIFGKTGLLCLMDDQLQEINQRAESDDISNSSNKESRISGAKSKMDGVKKCPSHVIEVTCDEFLVENQRVCRICHLNGKESGENSVELIELGCGCKGELGVAHLRCAEAWFRVRGYRMCEICSETAKNITGLGDIQFMEEWRESQSPTGERTRWLSAHLLCSFLMAFLVIAFVLPWFFRVNIL, from the exons ATGATGTCAATTTGGTCAACCAATTTTCGAGGCCTAAGCAGACGTTTATGTTTTTCCACCTTCCCCTTTAATCACGTCTGCCTATTATTCTCCATCTCCTTCaatgtagtagtatatcaATTCCGCAGTCCAGTTTCGTACATATACACGGTTATATTTGGCAAAACCGGGTTATTGTGTTTAATGGATGACCAACTGCAAGAGATCAATCAGAGAGCCGAATCCGATGATATATCAAATTCAAGCAATAAGGAGAGTAGGATTTCCGGTGCCAAGTCGAAAATGGACGGGGTAAAGAAATGTCCGTCGCATGTAATCGAGGTGACATGCGATGAATTTCTGGTGGAAAATCAGAGAGTGTGTAGAATATGCCATTTGAATGGGAAGGAGAGTGGAGAGAATTCGGTGGAGTTGATCGAGCTCGGTTGTGGATGCAAAGGGGAGCTCGGAGTTGCTCATTTGCGTTGCGCTGAGGCGTGGTTTAGAGTGAGAGGATATAG AATGTGTGAGATATGCAGTGAGACTGCAAAGAACATCACTGGGCTGGGAGACATCCAGTTCATGGAGGAATGGAGGGAGTCTCAAAGCCCAACAGGAGAGCGCACAAGGTGGTTGAGCGCCCACCTCTTGTGTAGCTTCTTGATGGCGTTTCTGGTAATAGCGTTCGTCCTCCCATGGTTTTTTCGCGTAAATATCTTGTGA